Proteins from a single region of Theileria parva strain Muguga chromosome 1, complete sequence, whole genome shotgun sequence:
- the Tube1 gene encoding tubulin/FtsZ family GTPase domain protein, whose translation MELLWLNFGQCGLQIADTYWTNLANNFTKNFSENGSHTSFYTTGKDVGIDVKKPKLSSLKPRCLVIDTETITSDEILINSKHSLLTKDNVLTDNGSHGGNFMTVFNNLGQKYWKSIQRYVFNMMEKCDHFEYFNLTLGVGGSSGSALGAYTAQMLSQLYPKIPIITNIVDDENTSPVASYNTLFSLSVLQEHSTMIIPFSNNNIIESIKKTTDITFKSGSKDYFNPINSVISNFLQEFNNVTVFPDSRFNRIDIIKNSLLPFQNMNYTCPLKSPVVEPRPNCKYHLDQLYEDLFIGDTRISPIPTHSDMLPITISILNGGNYRNLKYSITHKMRNGTFTWNKEEPKSSTHDIGEDFKPITTRHPLVALSNHTGISHYLDKVCDNVESLVHRNAFLHQFEGMIDNEEIYYKMMKLRETSQMCKQQDAMIKKQFRDVDLKHERTSP comes from the coding sequence atgGAATTGTTATGGCTTAATTTCGGCCAATGTGGACTACAGATTGCAGACACATATTGGACAAACCTAGCAAACAACTTTACAAAAAACTTCAGTGAAAATGGATCGCATACAAGTTTTTACACAACTGGAAAAGATGTAGGAATTGACGTTAAAAAGCCAAAATTGTCATCATTGAAGCCAAGATGTTTGGTAATTGATACAGAAACAATCACATCTGACGAGATTCTGATAAATAGCAAGCATAGTTTGTTGACAAAAGATAATGTGTTGACAGACAATGGATCGCACGGAGGGAATTTCATGACTGTATTCAATAATTTGGGACAGAAGTACTGGAAATCCATCCAAAGATATGTTTTTAATATGATGGAGAAGTGTGACCACTTTGAATACTTCAACTTAACACTAGGAGTAGGAGGATCATCAGGCTCAGCACTAGGAGCATATACGGCTCAGATGTTGTCACAGTTGTACCCAAAAATCCCAATTATAACCAACATAGTCGATGATGAAAACACATCGCCTGTCGCATCATACAACACCCTGTTTTCGCTTTCAGTTCTACAGGAACACTCGACCATGATCATACCCTTTTCaaacaataatataatcGAATCAATCAAGAAAACAACAGACATAACGTTCAAAAGTGGAAGTAAAGATTACTTTAATCCAATAAACTCAGTAATATCGAACTTTTTACAAGAATTCAACAACGTGACTGTATTTCCAGACTCGCGCTTTAACAGGATTGATATCATCAAAAACTCACTTTTACCATTTCAAAACATGAATTATACATGTCCATTAAAATCGCCAGTTGTAGAGCCAAGACCAAATTGTAAATACCACTTGGACCAGCTTTATGAGGACCTATTCATTGGAGATACTAGAATTTCACCAATTCCAACACACTCAGATATGTTGCCAATAAccatttcaattttaaacgGTGGAAATTACCGAAACTTAAAGTATTCGATTACCCACAAGATGAGAAACGGTACATTCACCTGGAACAAAGAAGAACCTAAATCTAGCACGCATGACATTGGTGAGGATTTTAAACCAATAACTACAAGGCATCCACTAGTCGCTCTTAGTAACCACACGGGTATATCGCACTACCTTGACAAGGTTTGTGACAACGTTGAGTCGTTGGTTCACAGAAATGCGTTTTTACATCAATTTGAAGGTATGATTGACAATGAAGAGATATACTACAAGATGATGAAGTTGAGGGAAACATCACAGATGTGTAAGCAGCAAGATGCTATGATTAAGAAGCAGTTTCGGGATGTAGACTTAAAACATGAAAGAACATCACCGTAG
- a CDS encoding Tp3 — MKLNTIAIAFLYSCFSQFLKNVSALRRSSPDLSPDGSFLQVKSASPQDKQDVIQSSSPKVTVPTVDPEGLKKAVTAAVLSNQNQALQNGALNPADFTQAASVNSMSNAVSAMNNTVGPVKNPMATVGTMNSFTGMPGVQDNFPQTPPVNVQDTSTQENSLDNLNLLLDPSLVKISQADSHIKESMEKAVHSLKKVLEGLTNLATLSKSRDTEPFNVLGDDYTMRNVLDLMNKELRQVESLQKVVFQFNAFALSTFTKSPDDNKKS, encoded by the exons atgaaattaaatacTATCGCAATAGCCTTTTTGTATTCCTGTTTCTCacagtttttaaaaaatgtgtcTGCTCTGAGGCGTAGTTCTCCAGATTTGTCACCAGATGGTTCTTTTCTTCAAGTAAAATCAGCTTCTCCTCAAGATAAACAAGATGTAATCCAAAGTTCCTCTCCTAAGGTAACAGTGCCTACGGTTGACCCTGAAGGCCTCAAGAAGGCGGTTACTGCAGCAGTTCTATCAAACCAAAATCAAGCTCTACAAAACGGTGCTCTTAATCCAGCAGATTTCACTCAAGCTGCCTCTGTTAATTCCATGAGTAATGCTGTTAGTGCCATGAACAATACTGTTGGTCCAGTAAAAAATCCCATGGCTACTGTTGGTACTATGAACTCCTTTACTGGAATGCCTGGTGTACAGGATAATTTTCCTCAGACACCGCCTGTTAATGTTCAAGACACCTCTACCCAAGAGAACAGTCTTGACAACCTAAATCTCCTCTTAGATCCCTCGTTAGTAAAGATATCTCAAGCTGATAGTCACATAAAAGAAAGCATG GAAAAAGCTGTACACAGCCTTAAAAAGGTCTTGGAGGGGCTAACCAACCTTGCGACTCTGTCTAAAAGTAGGGATACTGAACCGTTTAATGTTCTGGGGGATGACTATACGATGCGTAACGTTTTGGACCTCATGAATAAGGAACTCAGGCAGGTTGAATCTCTTCAGAAAGTTGTGTTCCAATTCAACGCCTTTGCACTTTCCACCTTCACTAAGAGTCCAGAcgataataaaaaatcctaa